The following nucleotide sequence is from Pandoraea thiooxydans.
GGGCCCGGCGTACCTGGAGATTCCGCGCGACGTGCTGGACCGGGAGGTGGATCTGGCCAAGGCGGTACTGCCCAAGCCGGGGCACTACCGTGCGTCGACCAAATCGGTGGGAGATCCGCGCGACATCGAAAAGCTCGCGGACCTGCTGGTCGATGCCGAGCGCCCGGCCATCCTGTTCGGCCAGCAAGTGTGGACCGCGCGCGGGCACGAAGAAGCGATCGCGCTGCTGCGCGGGCTCGACATCCCGGGGTACTTCAACGGCGCGAGCCGGGGGCTGCTGCCGCCGGGCGATGCGCACCACTTCGACCGCACGCGCTCGCAGGCATTTGCCAACGCGGACGTGCTGGTCATCGTAGGCACGCCGTTCGACTTCCGCATGGGCTACGGCAAGCGCATCAGCCGCGAGCTCAAGCTGGTGCAAATCGACATGGACTACCGCACGGTGGGCAAAAACCGGGACATCGACCTGGGGCTGGTGGGCGATCCTGGGGCGATTCTCGGGGCGGTGCTGCAGGCTGCGGGCGGGCGCATCAAGAACGACAAGCGGCAGGCGCGGCGGCAGTGGATGAAACAACTGAGCGAAGCCGAGGCGGTGGCGCTGGACAAGGTGATGCCGCTGTTCCGGTCGGAAAACACGCCGATCCATCCGTACCGGGTGGCATATGAGCTCAATGAATTCCTGGGCGAGGACACCATCTACATCGGCGATGGCGGGGACGTGGTGACGATCTCGGCGCAGGCGGTTCGCCCGCGCAATCCGGGTCAGTGGATGGACCCGGGAGCGCTGGGCTCGCTGGGGGTGGGCACGGGCTTTGCGATCGCCGCGGGGCTGGCCAATCCGGGCAAGGAAGTGCTGTGCTACTACGGCGACGGGGCGTTCAGCATGACCGCGTTCGACATCGAGACGGCCAACCGGTTCGGGGTGCCGTACCTGGCGGTGGTGGGCAACAACTCGGCGATGAACCAGATCCGCTACGGGCAGCTGGCCAAGTACGGAGCGGAGCGAGGCAACGTGGGCAACCTGCTGTCGGACGTGCCGTTCGGGCGCTTCGCGGAAATGCTGGGCGGCTACGGCGAGGAAGTGCGCGATCCGGCGCAGATCGCCGGGGCGCTGCGGCGCGGACGCGAGGCGATTGCCAAGACGGGCCGCTCGGCGGTCATCAACATCTGGGTCGACCCGAGCGAGTACGCGCCCGGCACCAAGAATCAGACGATGTACAAGTAAGAGCACCGCCCGCATGCGCCTGACCGGGGGGCGACGCCGGTCAGGCGCATGCGGAGTCGGGGACGATGAAAAAACAGCTGCTCAGGAGACAAAGTTATGGATATGAAGGCCCTTGAAGGCGTGCGCATTCTCGACATGACGCACGTGCAGGCCGGCCCCACCGCCACGCAGTTGCTGGCGTGGTTCGGGGCCGACGTGATCAAGGTGGAAATGCCAGGGCGCGGCGATATCACACGTGCGCAATTGCGCGACGTGCCGGATGCCGACAGCCTGTACTTCACGATGCTCAACTCCAACAAGCGCAGCCTCACGCTCAATATCAAAGCGCCAAGCGGCAAGGCGCTGCTCGAGGATCTGGTGCGCCAATGCGATGTGATCGTCGAAAACTTCGGGCCTGGCGTGCTCGACCGCGCGGGTTTTACCTGGGAGCGCTTGCAGGCCCTGAATCCACGCATCAGCTACGCCTCGATCAAAGGTTTCGGTCCCGGTCCATACGTCGACTGCAAGGCCTATGAGAATGTCGCGCAATGCATGGGGGGCTCGGCCAGTACGACCGGCTTCGAGGATGGGCCGCCGGTGGTGACCGGCGCGCAAATCGGCGACTCCGGCACTGGCGTGCATTGCGTGGTGGGCATCCTCGCGGCGCTATTGCAGCGCGAGAAGACCGGGCGTGGACAGCGCATCGAAGTCGCCATGCAAGACGCCGTGCTGAACTTGTGCCGCGTCAAACTGCGTGACCAGCAGCGCGTGATGCGCGGTCCATTGCGTGAGTATCCGAACGAAAAATTCGAAGACTACGTGCCGCGTGCCGGCAACGCTTCGGGCGGTGGCCAGCCGGGTGCCGCGCTGCGCTGCTCGCCGGGCGGCGCCAACGATTACGTCTACGTCATTATTCAGCCGCAAGGCTGGGAGCCGTTGATGAAATTGTGCGGGCGGGAAGACCTGATCACCCATCCGGACTTTGCCATGCCCGAGGCGCGCCTCAAACACTTGCCGGAGTGCTTTTCGATTATCGAGGCGTGGACTCGCACCCAGACCAAGTTCCAGGTCATGGAGGCGCTCAACGCCGTGCACGTGCCGTGCGGCCCGATCCTCTCCACCCAGGACCTGATCGAAGACAAGTCGATGTACGAGCGCGGCTACCTGGTCGAGTTGGACCATCCGGTACGCGGCAAATACGTACAACTGGGTTGCCCGATCAATCTGTCGGATTCCCCGGTGGACGTGCAGCGCTCGCCGCTGTTGGGCGAACACACCGAGGAGATCCTCGCCTGGCTTGGCAAGAGCACTGCCGAAATAGACCAGTTGCGCGCCGAAGGTGCAATTTAGCGCGTCCTGCCAATTGCATTTTGGATGTCGAATAAAACCATGGGAGCGGACATGCCAATG
It contains:
- a CDS encoding thiamine pyrophosphate-binding protein codes for the protein MSAVVNNRTDSTTAEDTLKQKSREAGVVSGGHLVAKALKAEGVDTIFTLCGGHIIDIYDGCVDEGIRIIDVRHEQVAAHAADGYARQTGKLGCVVTTAGPGCTNAVTGVATAFRSESPVLHIGGQGALTQHKMGSLQDLPHVDMMAPITKFSASIPSTERVADMISMAARECFNGAPGPAYLEIPRDVLDREVDLAKAVLPKPGHYRASTKSVGDPRDIEKLADLLVDAERPAILFGQQVWTARGHEEAIALLRGLDIPGYFNGASRGLLPPGDAHHFDRTRSQAFANADVLVIVGTPFDFRMGYGKRISRELKLVQIDMDYRTVGKNRDIDLGLVGDPGAILGAVLQAAGGRIKNDKRQARRQWMKQLSEAEAVALDKVMPLFRSENTPIHPYRVAYELNEFLGEDTIYIGDGGDVVTISAQAVRPRNPGQWMDPGALGSLGVGTGFAIAAGLANPGKEVLCYYGDGAFSMTAFDIETANRFGVPYLAVVGNNSAMNQIRYGQLAKYGAERGNVGNLLSDVPFGRFAEMLGGYGEEVRDPAQIAGALRRGREAIAKTGRSAVINIWVDPSEYAPGTKNQTMYK
- the frc gene encoding formyl-CoA transferase, whose protein sequence is MDMKALEGVRILDMTHVQAGPTATQLLAWFGADVIKVEMPGRGDITRAQLRDVPDADSLYFTMLNSNKRSLTLNIKAPSGKALLEDLVRQCDVIVENFGPGVLDRAGFTWERLQALNPRISYASIKGFGPGPYVDCKAYENVAQCMGGSASTTGFEDGPPVVTGAQIGDSGTGVHCVVGILAALLQREKTGRGQRIEVAMQDAVLNLCRVKLRDQQRVMRGPLREYPNEKFEDYVPRAGNASGGGQPGAALRCSPGGANDYVYVIIQPQGWEPLMKLCGREDLITHPDFAMPEARLKHLPECFSIIEAWTRTQTKFQVMEALNAVHVPCGPILSTQDLIEDKSMYERGYLVELDHPVRGKYVQLGCPINLSDSPVDVQRSPLLGEHTEEILAWLGKSTAEIDQLRAEGAI